CAATCAGACTCCAGTTATGAGCCAACCAATCAGACTCCAGTTGTGAGCCAACCAATCAGACTCCAGTTGTGAGCCAACCAATCAGACTCCAGTTGTGAGCCAACCAATCAGACTTCAGTTGTGAGCCAACCGATCAGACTCCAGTTGTGAGCCAACCAATCAGACTCCAGTTGTGAGCCAACCGATCAGACTCCAGTTATGAGCCAACCAATCAGACTCCAGTTGTGAGCCAACCAATCAGACTCCAGTTGTGAGCCAACCAATCCGTGACAACCAGCCCCTGTCTCTCCTACTGAGGGAAAGGACAGACCCAACACTGTATGTTATAACTTACAataacagtgtgtataactgtgGCATAACATCCTTGTGATATAACCTAACCTGGTAATgttatacctgtcaggtggaccaTGTGGCGATCCCCCTGCGTTCCCCAACACGCGTCTCCAGGGCCACACAGGGTTTGAGATGGGGGACGAGCTGCTGTACTCTTGTCTTCCTGGTCATGTGATGCCCAGCGGCCACTCAGCATTCAGTCTGCTGTGTGACACCTGTGGAGAGTGGTATGGACTGGTACAGCTTTGTAGCAAATGTAAGTGTATAATATGTACTAATTAGGGGGTGCCTATATAatcctgtttctgtgtgtgtgtgtgtatctaacctCTCAACTTAGAGCCGTGACCTCTGGGCTCCACAGGAAGTTGTGATGAGGTTGCACGCTTCACTTCCTGGTTATTAGTCATGCCTTCAGTTCCATGCATTTCATGTGAAGGTCAAGTGCAATACTTTTTGTTCAGgccagtgcactacatagggaatagggctctggtataaagtagtgcactacatagggaatagggctctggtataaagtagtgcactacatagggaataaggctctggtctaaagtagtgcactacatagggaatagggctctggtataaagtagtgcactacatagggaataaggctctggtctaaagtagtgcactacatagggaatagggctctggtctaaagtagtgcactacatagggaatagggctctggtctaaagtagtgcactacatagggaatagggctctggtctaaagtagtgcattacatagggaatagggctctggtctaaagtagtgcactacatagggaatagggctctggtctaaagtagtgcactacatagggaatagttgTCACGGCtgatgaaaggagaggaccaaggtgcagtgtggaaAAGTGTTCATACTTGTATTTGAACTGAATAAATAACAAAATTAACACTAAATAACTAAATTAACACTAAATGACTAAATTAACACTAAATAACAAAattaacaaagagaatgaatgaaaaccgaaacagtcctgtcaggtgcagaaacacaaaacagaaaataactacccacaaaacccctgtggggaaaagctacctaagtatggttcccagtcagagacaacgatagtcagctgtccctgattgagaaccatacccggcaaaaaacaaagaaattcaaaaacatagaaaaaagaacatagaatgcccatccaactcacactctgaccaaaccaaaatagagacataaaaaggtcagggcgtgacaatagtgTAGCCGTTCAGACCTCTGCTAGGCCTAGGGTCTGGCTTCCTTCCGCATGTTACAAAACAGTGTCCCAGTTGTGAGTGAGAGATAAAAAAACAAATCTCATctaaatctaattgtatttgtcgtGTACTCAGCGTACAGCAGGTATGAAGGTGCAGTACATTGATTGGTTCTGACTTCTaagcttgaaaatatgaattatCCTTATTcctgtcactgagggagagaggggaatgtagCACGTTTACACTCTGTCGGAACATGTTATTGTTAGACATCAGGTATCCTACGGTGAGGAGAAGGGCCACAGTCTGGTACAAGTCAACAGGACAgccgtgagttggggaggagtgaggaatttgggccgaggtcaggtcagatgaagtgagagaGAACAGGCATCACTAAAGTTCTGTACAGCAACAGAGATATATTGGCTATTCAGATGTGTAaggaggagactcagcatagGAGAAGAGTTACATACCAGTGCTTGTGTgaatacactactggtcaaaagttttagaacacctactcattcgagggttttctttatttttactattttatacattgtagaataatagtgaagacatcaaaactaggaaataacacatgtggaatcatgcagtaaccatgaaagtgttaaacaaatcaaaatatattttatatttgagattcttcaaagtagcaaccctttgtcttgatgacagctttgcacactcttggcattctctcaaccagcttccccactccccttctctctctctctctctctcgcctcactccccctctctctctctctctctctctctcgcctcactccccctctctgtttctacagacaagacagagacacacatcGACTATGAAGATAAGTTCACTGATCACGATCACCACCTCTCCTACGACACCCCTGCAGAGGAGGAgaacacagaggaggagaacacagaggaggagaacacAGAGGAGGAACTgctagaggaggaggtggacacAGAAGAAGAGGAGCACAGCGATCAGGAGCAACAAGAGGCCAGCTTCAgtgtggagggagaagaggagcaggagcaggaggaggaggcaggaggaggggaggtggcaggaggagaggagcagtctttgggagaggaggagcaggaggaggaggcaggaggagaggaggcggcaggaggagaggaggcggcaggaggagaggagcagtctttgggagaggaggaacagcaaggggaggaggtggggggaggaatggaggaagaggtggaagAGTCGACAGACCCTCCCGTTGAGAAGGAGGAGCAGGTGGAGGAGATGGGCGTGTCAGAGGTGACTGAGGCGCCAGTCTCCCTGATATCTCAGAAGCACCTGTTCTGGTTCCCCTCAGAGGCCATCCAGGAGGCAGGACATGTGGAACCCACCCACCCGCTAGTCACACAGGACACACTCACTGAGGGGGACAACCGTGTCAGGGCGTCCGGCAGCGAATTAATGGAGAGCAAGCAAGACGACAGCCAACCGGGGGAGACGGAGGATTATGACAGCCATGAGGGCCACTTCCAACAACCAATTGACCCCGTTGACCATGATGACCATCACCACGACGACCATGATGACCACGAAGATGACGTTGACCGTGAACATATTGACCGTGAACATGACGATCAACGTGAACGTAACCACTATGACCACGACGGTCAAACAGATCCTGGCCACGATGAAAGCTCTGAGGGTGAAGACCATGTCGTCGAACGCCTTGACCACAATGATCATGGTGACCATGAAAGCTATGGCAGTGAAGACGCCCACCGTGAGGCCCAAGGAGAACACGTGGAGGATGACCATGAGAAGGCTGGTCGGTATGATGACGTGGGCGAGGAGCATTATGACGTGGGTGAACACGAGGAGGATCAAAACCACGGTGCACATGATGACCACGAAGACCACGAAGGTCATGACCGCGGTGATGTAACCGATCACCATGACGACCACGGCCATGTCCATGATCACCTTGATGAAGACCAGAGTGAACATGAAAATGATCGTAGTGACCATAACAGTCACGACCATCTCTACGACGACCATGATTATGATGACTATGTGATCCCCCCAGTCGGCATGACAACAGGCGAGCCTCAGAACGTAACTCATGAGGAGACGGGAGCAAAACCCACAGCCAGCTCAGACGAGACCTGGTTGGACGGCTACCCTGTTAGTCAGGAGGAGACCGACGCTGATAAAGTGGGCGGTGGATCCTCAGAGGAAGGGGTGGAGcttgaggaggaagagaagggtgtTGTGGTTGTCGGGGTGACTGACCGGCCCAATGAGGTGGAGTTGAGTCGTCCCACCCCGTTCACTGGAGTCCCCCAGGTCCCCCTGTCCCCCACACAGGGGGCGAACCCTGTAGAGCAGGATCAGGACCAGGGCTTGGTGGGAGGACTCACCCCTACAGCCTCACCCGACCTACCTCTCTCCCCCGAGGCCACGGCTTCAGATTCACATTCAGCCGACTACGCCACCCCCTCTCAGACATCATCACTGGATGACGTTGCCTCCGGCAACACAGCCAGGCATTCTCCCACAGACTCCTGGGAAACCACGAATCACGTGCACCCTTTCCTGGAGCACGGCCCCGTCCCCACAGCGTGGACTGATGACGTCATCGACGAGGAGGAACGTTCGGCCCAGCACAACCTGACTCGACACAGCggggagatggagggtgaggagggggagagcgAAGGTGAGACGGGGGAGACAGGGTGTACTGGGGGTGAGGAGGActgccctcctccccctcctccctcctccggCAGGGGTTCCACGGTTGCAGCCATTGTGGTTGCCGTGTGCGCGGTTGCCGTGGCAGCCACCATCGGGGCGTGGTGTTACCGGCGAAAACAGCAGAAGAGCTCGATGTACGAGATGAACGGGAAGGGTCAGAACAGACATGGACAACAGATAGAGATGCAACAGAAAGTctaagataaagagagagacagtggggatactgagagtagaggggagggggtagggagggtgatgaagagagagacagtagagacactgagagtagaggggagggagtagggagggtgatgaagagagagacagtgaggatactgagagtagaggggagggggtagggagggtgataaagagagacagtagagatactgagagtagaggagagggggtaggagagacagtagagatactgagagtagaggggagggggtagggagggtgatgaagagagagacagtagagacactgagcgtagaggggagggagtagggagggtgatgaagagagagacagtggggatactgagagtagaggggagggggtagggagggtgatgaagaga
This genomic window from Oncorhynchus clarkii lewisi isolate Uvic-CL-2024 chromosome 32, UVic_Ocla_1.0, whole genome shotgun sequence contains:
- the LOC139392416 gene encoding sushi domain-containing protein 5-like, with translation MMARRIDQNLVFSSMFGCLVWLTVVSVVHADGRVFLLDQRNTSDSGGLAEAEHACAVHDARLASTEELRHAVVECSFSACTRGWLDGGFVGTTVCSNQGSALKAVDVKIENAAEDNTHLDVFCVKDKGGPCGDPPAFPNTRLQGHTGFEMGDELLYSCLPGHVMPSGHSAFSLLCDTCGEWYGLVQLCSKYKTETHIDYEDKFTDHDHHLSYDTPAEEENTEEENTEEENTEEELLEEEVDTEEEEHSDQEQQEASFREEAAGGEEQSLGEEEQQGEEVGGGMEEEVEESTDPPVEKEEQVEEMGVSEVTEAPVSLISQKHLFWFPSEAIQEAGHVEPTHPLVTQDTLTEGDNRVRASGSELMESKQDDSQPGETEDYDSHEGHFQQPIDPVDHDDHHHDDHDDHEDDVDREHIDREHDDQRERNHYDHDGQTDPGHDESSEGEDHVVERLDHNDHGDHESYGSEDAHREAQGEHVEDDHEKAGRYDDVGEEHYDVGEHEEDQNHGAHDDHEDHEGHDRGDVTDHHDDHGHVHDHLDEDQSEHENDRSDHNSHDHLYDDHDYDDYVIPPVGMTTGEPQNVTHEETGAKPTASSDETWLDGYPVSQEETDADKVGGGSSEEGVELEEEEKGVVVVGVTDRPNEVELSRPTPFTGVPQVPLSPTQGANPVEQDQDQGLVGGLTPTASPDLPLSPEATASDSHSADYATPSQTSSLDDVASGNTARHSPTDSWETTNHVHPFLEHGPVPTAWTDDVIDEEERSAQHNLTRHSGEMEGEEGESEGETGETGCTGGEEDCPPPPPPSSGRGSTVAAIVVAVCAVAVAATIGAWCYRRKQQKSSMYEMNGKGQNRHGQQIEMQQKV